The following is a genomic window from Myxocyprinus asiaticus isolate MX2 ecotype Aquarium Trade chromosome 38, UBuf_Myxa_2, whole genome shotgun sequence.
GAGGTGGAGCAGAGGGCAGCAGATGAACTGGGATGTGTATCGTCCACACGTCTTTATGGCCCCTAGAATACAAAGGTTCATTGAGCCAGCGAGGGTTTGAGAGTCTGGTAAGATATTTCTGATTAAGATCAGTCAAGCAGGCTGCTGTCTCCAGCTCTCTCATCTCTTCTTCAGGAACATCCTCAGAACAGCACCACGTTTTGCCAACATCTACAAGACCTGCACGTATAAAAACACATGAAGGTTAATACACATAAACTTCACTTACAAGTTCaaacacatgcaaacatacattcatatttataataatattaataattaataatatttattataatgtttattatattacaattatatattttaaaattagccGTTCAACTTCCCTAAGGGAgtacaaataatacaaaataaagcgTGAAATGTATTCAATTATACTCACATTTCATTGCTATATGAAgttccaagaatttcacacactattgcacttgtgtatatggttgtgttacaataaaagtgatttgattgatttgatatatttatttaattttgcccAAAAATTGCAAATAATTTAGAGCTGCAAATCCAATTGACAAAAATACAtcttctattattattaatagtcaataataatatatagcctaataatatctatatttgtatttattatatatacacttCCAAGATCATGTTGCATCCAAAATtatcatatatatgtgtgtgtgtgtgtgtgtgtgtgtgtgtatatatatgtatgtgtgtgtgtgtgtatgtatatatatatgtgtgtgtgtatatatatatatatatatgtgtgtgtgtgtgtgtgtgtgtgtgtgtgtgtatgtatatatgtgtgtgtgtgtgtgtgtatgtatatgtgtgtgtgtgtgtgtgtatatatatatatatatatatatatatatatatatatatatatgtgtgtgtgtgtgtgtgtgtgtgtgtgtgtgtgtgtgtgtgtgtgtatatatatatatatatatatatatatatatatatatatatatatatatatatgtgtgtgtgtgtgtgtatatatatatatatatatgtgtgtgtgtgtgtgtgtatatatatatatatatatatatatatatatgtgtgtgtatatatatatatatatatatatatatatatgtgcgtgtgtgtgtgtgtgtgtgtatatatatacacacacacacacacacacacatatacacacatatatatatatacatacatacatacatatacacacacacacatatatacatacacatacacacacatatatatatatatatatatatatatatacacacacacacacatatatatatatatatatatatatatatatatatatatatatatatatatatatatatatatatatatgtgtgtgtgtgtgtgtgtgtgtgtgtgtgtgtgtgtgtgtgtgtgtgtgtgtgtatatatatatattatatatatatatatatacacacacacacacacacacacacacacacacacacacacacacacacacacactatatatatatatatatatatatatatatatatatatatatatatatatatatatatatatatatatatatatatatatatatatatgtgtgtgtgtgtgtgtatatatatatatatatgtgtgtgtgtgtatatatatatatatatatatatatatatatatatatatatgtgtgtgtgtgtatatatatatatatatatatatatatgtgtgtgtgtgtgtatatatatatatatatatatatatatgtgtgtgtgtgtgtatatatatatatatatatatatatatgtgtgtgtgtgtgtgtgtatatatatatatatatatatatatatatatgtgtgtgtgtgtgtatatatatatatatatatatatatgtgtgtgtgtgtgtgtgtgtgtgtatatatatatatatatatatatgtgtgtgtgtgtgtgtgtgtgtgtatatatatatatatacacacacacacacacacacacacacacacacacacacacacacacacatatacacacagtgttgggtaagttactctaaaaaagtaattactaACTaccaattacatcttctacagtgtaattagattactgtactgcATTCTTtactactaattactttctatCAACCTCAACTAGATGAACAATACAAGgacagacatgaaattgttcttttaattctttcaaaaaaatcatataaaatcaaataaattatccatgaactggccaaagaatttaaaggggcagtggtaaattagaaaacataaattttaacattagacattaagtttcaatttaaattcactattgttttatatagaattgttctatagtctatacagtatttaacacaattacatcagaagtaactaattaaattacttaaagtaagagtaatcccttacttgacttttcaatgaaaaagcaatttacagtaattaattatttagtaatgcattacacccaacacactatatatatatattaaatgttgtctttattattattcataataatcTAAAATGAACAAATAGTAATTAACTTTTCACCTGCTATAACACCACGTCCAAACCGTTCTCCAGATACGAGAAGTTCCTCGATTTGCATAGGCGTCATTCCCAATCGTTCTGTGAGGATGACTCTCCAGTCCTCCCCTTCCCAGTTCTTCTGAGCGACGTGTACAGCTAGAGTGCAGTTCTGCAGCTCTGACAGCAGGGGCCGCCAGCGGCTCTCTATCGTTTTAACACCATTCAACACAAGAGCGGCGTATGGCTGACGAAATGACAAACAAGCAACCTCTAAACTCATACTGAAAGGAGAACATTCAAATACTCATCTACAGAAAACACTCATATAAAACGTTTGTAGTACGTCCAATCGCAACTACATTACATGCCCACCAGATCTAGAGTGTTTTAAAGGTTAGGACTGCTGTGAATTGTTAAGAGcttgaacatttaaaaatgaaaatactcaacGAATCCGTCCTTTAGCCAAATATGGCGCAATATATCCCTCTCATATAGTAAAGCGCGTCTTCTTAAACAAGACTGCTTCCTGTTTTTAacggttttttaaaaaaaaagacgaGACAAAGCTGTACAAAATCGTAGACATAAAAGAAAACAGCGCCATTTAGTGCTCAAACTTAAGATGACCACTGCTGGCAACACGAGTGAAAATACACAGTGGCTTTAAAAGTATTTAGATACGCAAGGCACACGTAAAAGTGTATGAAAATCActtcattagataacaaaatactgAATCAATAGGCATTTATTCTAAAGGATAGCACGAGCACTCTTTTCAATCAAACACCCACAAAAGGAGGTTTGAGTTTTATTTATAGCCCACAAGAATAAATATGCTGGTCAAAAATGAAGACGAAAATCATTTGGACACTTTGTGGTTATCAAATGTTTATGGAATATGTCCATAGACATTACTGACAGaaacgccatctttgattttcgacgggaatgacaacgaggctgtgaggggtagagtacagtctcttcaatggttgtgggcgtagattccaggggggaaatgatttcattttcaaatgaaaatgatactgggtttgatattttgttttgaatgcaatgacattcagttTTATGAATGTGTCTGGGACcactgtattaaattaattttggTAACTGAGTCTTGACAATCAGtttccacacacacacgttgggttttcatgttttatgaggactctccatagacaatggtttttatactgtacaaactttatattcaatcccctaaccctaaccctacccctaaacctaaccctcacagaaaccattctgcatttttacattttcaaaaaacatcatttagtatgatttataagctgttttcctcatgggaacgactgattgtccccacagtgtcaaaaatgtcaggttttactatccttgtagggatatttggtccccacaacgtagggaatacctggacacacacacacacacacacacacacacacacacacacacacacacacacacacacacaaaagcactgGACTACAATAAATGCAATGACAAAGCAGTTAAAACAACACAAGCTAGTATTAATCCTTTTCATTAACACTTATTTAATTCCTTGTACAATATTTGGGGCTTTTGTGGGTTTTACAGTACtcaatttttgtttttccctAAAGTTCTTCACTGGTCTTATTAGTTTCACTGAACTCTATCAACTCTCATTTACTGGTCAATGAAAGATAATTCCTAAACACAGCACCAAAACACAATAATTGTTAACTTAAGGGTCAAACACCAAGTAAAACATCCTACTCCTTCAGTCAATGACCATCAACAGTTTGCTTCACAACTTCGAACCAGAAtaatgggatagttcatccaaaagtgaaaattctatcatttactcaccctcatgttgttccatatgactttctctctctcatgaaacacaaaataagaataattttcctttttggctgaactatcccatATCACACTCTCATTAAGGTCTATATTTGGTCCCTTTCTCTCATGAAGCACGACTGATCCTCAGTCTCAGCATCTCTGGCCTCCAAAACAAGCTTTTGGCCCTTTTCTCCCTCCTGAACAGCCAGGACAATAGGAGTTCTCTAGAGCACTGCGTGTAGAGTATGTGACTCCATCATGTTGTCCTCTGAGCTTATTGGGCCCAACTAACTCTCCCTTTTAGTGGTGAAGGGAGGAATATCATTCTTTGTAGTGTCTCCAGCTATCACCGAACATTCTATATCTTATCAGTCACATCAGTAGCTGCTTTCATGCCCTGTGAGGATGTACAGGTTGCTCATGGCAGATGGGTCATCCGTAGGAGTACTTTGCAAGATAATATCCCTGTGCAAGCAGATACAAATAATTTGAGTAAGGTTAGAATATtaattctgactggatgagccattTAAATGTGTTACAATGTCCATGAAACCCACAGTGACAAAGCATACCTTGCTGTTCCCAAAACCTGAAAAACTCTACTTCTATCTGTGATCTCCTGGGTAACCTGTGGTAAAGAGCATCatattccataatttttttttccttcttcataCATTAGTGAAACTTTGTATAGACATTATGCTTACCTCATTAGTTTGTAGGCTCCTTCCTTTCAGACCATGTTTCCAGAAGGTAAGAACACTGTCTTGTAGACACACTACAAGGAAAATTGCATTGCTCATTTTGGGCCACCAAACACAGTAGAAACAGATCTGACTGATCTGAATGAACACAGTCTTACAGGACTTACCAAGCGTCtgaatggaaaaatcaaaagtaaGTTCAGGGGTCTTCTGTTGGCTTGGACAACCCTGTAGATTCACAACCTTCACTGTGTCTGAAACAGAATGGTctggaatgtttcaggttcaacaTAACTAAAGATGTCcactaccacagaaaataatttcaagtaatccctcaatttgtaaaaacaaacaaaaattgcatttacaataATGCACATACAATGGAACCCTATGGGGCAAGACAATGCAATGAgataaacatt
Proteins encoded in this region:
- the zgc:110222 gene encoding protein EOLA1, whose translation is MSLEVACLSFRQPYAALVLNGVKTIESRWRPLLSELQNCTLAVHVAQKNWEGEDWRVILTERLGMTPMQIEELLVSGERFGRGVIAGLVDVGKTWCCSEDVPEEEMRELETAACLTDLNQKYLTRLSNPRWLNEPLYSRGHKDVWTIHIPVHLLPSAPPHL